A genomic segment from Nicotiana sylvestris chromosome 1, ASM39365v2, whole genome shotgun sequence encodes:
- the LOC104234917 gene encoding protein FANTASTIC FOUR 3 — protein MSTIVYQGTLQSCFESQIIETTTLKLKVPTPSTIEFGRGPFLIENNAENLKEKCQNKPSSTTTTTSNLDLGGGWSSIQTLSNISKEEGSIYVHPLSKRSSYSSRLSAKSLELCTESLGSETGSCDIMDSSIFSSSFSYSTIENSPSSTAKVDHKNMAAESSSSSSSTWSRNCNNKSRSKKKNSCTKFPPPLTTIRGSNSLQFRPHREDGRLIIKAVESPLTHNYLQAERSNGRLRLCFYKDGISNFEENEVTENDMFEKEEEMEEEKLEEEEEKEEESDVYNNVKWDIDGNNFEVEGEMGMEKCQSWLSRCKEGGQGNKVFCDWRKPLWVATS, from the coding sequence ATGTCAACCATAGTATATCAAGGTACTCTGCAGTCATGTTTTGAGTCCCAAATCATTGAAACAACTACCTTAAAGCTCAAGGTGCCAACCCCATCTACTATAGAATTTGGTAGAGGACCTTTTTTGATAGAAAACAATGCAGAAAATCTTAAAGAAAAATGCCAAAACAAGCCCTCCTCTACAACAACTACTACTAGTAATCTTGATTTGGGTGGTGGTTGGAGTTCTATTCAAACTCTTTCCAACATTTCTAAAGAAGAAGGCAGCATTTATGTGCACCCTTTATCCAAACGATCTTCATATTCATCTCGACTTAGTGCAAAAAGCCTTGAATTATGCACTGAAAGTCTTGGAAGTGAAACTGGAAGTTGTGATATCATGGACAGCAGCATTTTCTCCTCCTCATTTTCTTATTCAACAATTGAAAATTCACCATCTTCAACAGCAAAAGTTGACCATAAGAATATGGCAGCTGAGTCatcgtcatcatcatcatccaCGTGGTCAAGAAACTGTAATAATAAAAGTCGTAGTAAGAAGAAGAATTCTTGCACCAAATTTCCACCTCCTTTGACAACAATAAGGGGTTCGAATTCTCTACAATTTAGACCCCACCGCGAAGATGGTAGGTTGATAATTAAAGCTGTTGAATCCCCACTTACACATAATTATCTTCAAGCTGAAAGAAGCAATGGCCGACTTAGGCTCTGCTTTTACAAAGATGGAATTTCcaattttgaagaaaatgaagtaACTGAAAATGACATgtttgaaaaagaagaagaaatggaggaaGAAAAATTAGAAGAGgaggaagagaaagaagaagaaagtgacGTGTACAATAATGTAAAATGGGATATAGATGGAAATAATTTTGAAGTTGAGGGTGAAATGGGAATGGAGAAATGTCAAAGCTGGCTAAGTAGGTGCAAGGAAGGTGGCCAAGGCAACAAGGTTTTTTGTGATTGGAGGAAACCCTTATGGGTGGCCACTTCCTAA